The Acidobacteriota bacterium genome includes the window CGGCGCCGCCGCCGTCTGCCCGGCGGCCGCTCGCGCGGGCGGGTTCGCGCGCGGCTGCGATGCGACCTCGGCTTTCGGTCCCGTAGCTGTCGCCGCCGCCCCGCGCTCCGGCGCCGCGACCGGCGCCCGATCACCGGAGCCGACCAGGTAACCCGCAAGAAACCCGACGAACAACCCGAGGAGGAGCGTGAGCGCCACGGGAAGAAGGACGGGACGCGGACGGGGCCGGGGGGGTGGGGCGGCGGGTTCGATAGGTTCGATAGGTTCGATAGGTTCGACGGGTTCGACCGATGCATCGAGGCGCCGCTCGGCTTCGTGCGGGAATCCCGTGTGCTGGACTCCCGGGATCACGTCCTCCGTGCCGCCGTCGAGATCCAGGTCGAAGAGCGAGGGCGCGGCTGATGACGGGCGCTCGGCTTCGCGCTCGATCTCCGCCTCGCGCAGCTGAATCTCCTCAACGCCGGTGTCCCGCTCCTCTCCGATGTCCGGTTCGTCATGAAGCTCAGGCTCTTCGGGCGCGACGGGCGCGACGCCCGTTTCGACGGCCGCGGGCACCGCCGCCACCACGCCTGTCGGGCCCTCGCCGCGCGAGGCTGCCTCGAACGCGGCGACAAACGCCAGCGCGGTCGGAAAGCGTGCGGCGGGATCGTCCGCCAGCGCGCGCGACAGCACCGCGGCGACCGCGGCAGCGTGAGGTCCACCGGTGGCGCCCAGACCGCCGATGTCCGCACCCACAGGGCGTCTGGCCGTGATCAGCTCGAAGGCAATCGCGCCGAGCGAGTACACGTCGGCGCGGACGTCCCACCCTCCCGCCTCGACGCGTTCGGGCGCCGTGTACGGGCGGCGCACCGGCGCGCGCGCCCCGATCTTCTCGAGCGCCTGGACGACGCCAAATCCGGTCGCCCGCGCCTCGTCTGGTGTGACGAACACGTCGCGGGGATGGAGCGCGCCGTGGCCGATGCCCGCCGTGCGCGCGAAATCAATCGCACCAGCTATCTGTGTCATGAACGGCAGGACGGTCTCGAGACTGGCCGGGGCATAGTGGCGCAGGGCGACATCGAGCGACTCGGCGGCCACGTACTCCGAGGCCGCGTAGGCGACCGTGCCCTCGATCCCCGCGCCGAGCGTCATGACAATGGAAGGATGGTCCAGGGAAGCATCGGCGACGCGCTGCAGCTCGTCGGCGAGCGCCCGCGCCTGCTCCGGCGTCAGATCGAGCCGGAATGCCTTGACCGCGACGAGCCGGTCCCGCGCCGGCTCATACGTCCGGAACACCGGGCCGAGAACGCCTGTGCCAATCTGATGCAGAACGCGAAATGGTCCGAACGAGCCTGGCGGCGAGAAGGCAGACGGATCGCTCTGAGTCAGCGGCGGAACTCCTCCGGGCGGTTCTCGGATGCTAACACGGAACCGTGCGTCCGCGGAACGGCGTCTAACAGTCGTGGCAGTTGACAGCCTTCCGAACCGTCTGCAACAGTACGGCCCGGTGCAGCCTCCGAGCGACATCACCACGACCGGACGAGTGGACGTCGACGTGCGGCGGATGCCGTGGATCCGCGCGCTCGCCGCGGAATACGCCGACGGCTTTGCCGGCGTCGCCGATTTCTACGCCGGCAATCCGTGGACGGCGGACGGATGGCGGGACGCGATCAGCCGCGTGCAGGCGCACCAGCGCGACCGCGAGGAGATCGCCCGCGTGCTCGAAGCGCAGGCCGCCAGCCGCGGAGCGCCCCCCGCGGCCCTCGACGCCATCGCGACGCTGCGCGACCCACGCGCGGTCGCCATCGTCACCGGCCAGCAGGCGGGGCTGTTCGGCGGACCGCTCTACACGCTGCTGAAAGCGATCACCGCGCTGCAGCTCGCCGAGCGCGCGCGCACCGCCTACGGCGTGCCCGCGGTGGCCGTCTTCTGGGTGGATTCCGAGGACCACGACTGGGAAGAAGTCCGCTCCTGTCCCGTGCTCGACGGCGACCTCGCGCTCCGCACCGCGGTGCTTGGAGCGCCCGAGGGAGCCGGCGAGCTCCCCGTCGCGCGGATCACGCTCGATGGCGACGTCGATCGCGCGATTGCCGACCTCGAGTCCGCGCTCCAGCCCACGGAATTCACCACCGACGTGATCGCGGCGCTCCGCGATTGTTATCGCCCCGGCGTTCGCATGGCCGACGCGTTCGCCCGCTGGATGGACCGGCTGCTCGGCGCGCGCGGGCTGATCGTGTACGAGTCGGCCGATCCGGCCGCCAAGCCGCTCGTCGCCCCGTTGTTCGCACAAGAGCTGGAGCAGGCCGGACGCACCGCGTCGCTCGCCCTCGCCGCCGGCGAGGCGATGCGCGCCAGGGGCCACGACCCGCAGGTGGTTCCGCAACCCGACGCCATCGCGCTGTTTCGCCTCGACGGCGGCCGGACGCCGATCCGCGCGCGCGGCGATGTCTTTCTCATCGGCGACGACGACGCGGGACGGCCGGGCGTGGCGCGCGGGGCGCTCGTCGAGGAGGCGCGGCAACACCCCGAGCGCTTCAGCCCGAACGTGCTGCTCCGGCCGCTGGCGCAGGACACGCTTTTCCCCACCGTTGCGTACGTCTCCGGTCCAAGCGAGCTGGCGTACCTGGGACAGCTGAAGGACGTCTACCGTCACTTCGCCGTGCCGATGCCGCTCATGTACCCGCGCGCCAGCGTCACCTTGCTCGACTCCGCCTCGACGCGCTTTCTCGCGCGGTACGATTTCCCGCTCGTGAAACTCCGGCCGCAGGACGAGGCGGCGTTGAACCACCTCCTCGAATCGCAGCTGCCGGCCTCCGTCGAACAGTCGCTCGCCGCCGCAGACGCCGCCGTGCGCGAACGGATGGCCACGGTCATCGACGCGGTCGCCCAGATCGACCCGACGCTCGGCGGCGCGGCGCGGACGACCCTTGGGCGGATGGAGCACGACCTGCGGACGCTGCACAACAAGATCATTCACGCGGCGAAGAAGCGCGATGAAACGCTGCGCCGGCAATTCTCGCGCGCGCAGGCACTCGCCTTCCCCGGCGGCCACCCGCAGGAACGAACGCTCGGCATCCCGTTTTTCCTGAATCGATACGGCTGGGCGCTGATCGCGCGCCTGGAGGCGGAGCTGCCGCTGGAGACGGGGAAGCACTACATACTGACGCTGTAGGTTCGACGGGTTCGAATTTCCTACAATGCCTCCGCCCGCTCCTTCAGCTCTTCCTCGGCCCGTCTGAGCCTTTCCACCCGCTCGTCCAGCCACGCGCGGTCGCGCTCCAGCCGCCCGGCTGAAGCGTGAAGGGCCTCGGTCGTCTTCGCCGGCGCGGGTCCCCCGGGCGTCGTGCGAACCGCCACGAAATGCTCCACGCTGAGGATCTCGGCGAGCCGCGACTCGGCGTACTCGAGCGGCGCGCCGAGGACGTCGGCCGACGCCCGGCGGAGCGCCTCGACCGGCGCAACCGTCGCGCGCAGCCGGACGAAGGCGGTGGCGATCGCGTGGGCGCTGCGGAACGGCAGCCCGTGCTCGCGCGCGAGCGTGTCGGCCAGCTCCGTGACCGTGATCGACCCCTCGGTCGCACGGCGGCCCATCCGCTCCACGTCGAACTCGGCCCCCTTCATCGCCGCGGCGATGAGCGTGACCGCGCGCGTCGCGTCCTTGAACGCCGCGAACACCAGCGGCTGCAGATCGTCCTCGGTGTCCACGATGTCGCCGAACGGCGTGTTGTGGACCGCGCTGAACACCGCCAGGGCCTGACCGAGCGCCTTGCTGCCGAGCGCCCGCGCGTGCTCGAACGCCACCGGGTTGCGCTTCTGCGGCATGATGCTGCTGCACTGCACGAAACCGTCCGGCAGCCGCAGGTATCCGAACTCCGCCGTGCACCACAGCAACATGTCCTGCACGAACCGGCCGAGCCCCACCAGCAGCGTGGCGGCCGCCGACAGGCCCTCCAGCAGGTAATCAACCGTCGCGATGCTGCCGTACGTGTTCCCCGTCGGCGCGTCGAAGCCCAGCAGCCGCGACGTTGTCTCGCGATCGATCGGGAAGCCGGTACCGGTGATCGCGCACGCGCCGAGCGGGCAGCGATTGGTGGACACGAACGCCGCCGCCAGGCGCTCGCCGTCACGCTCCAGCTGTTCGATGACGCCGAGCAGGTAGTGCGCGACCGTGGTCGGCTGGGCGGGTTGCGTGTGCGTGTGCGCCGCGAAAATCGTGTGGCGATGGGCCCGCGCGATGTCGAGAAGCGCGCCGCGCGCCTGCTGCGCCGCGCGCGCCAGCGCCAGGATGCATTCGCGCTGCCGCATCCGGTACATCGTCATGTCGATGTCGTTGCGGCTGCGCGCGACATGAAGCCGTCCGGCGGCGTCCTCTCCTGCATCCGCCGCCAGCTGACGCTGGATGTAGAAGAAGAGATCCTCGCATGAGCCGTCGTACTCGACCCGGCGGAGATCGTCGAGGGAGAGACGATCGAGCGCGGCGCGGACGCGGTGCGCCAGCTCGGGGGCGATGAGCCCCTGCTCGGCGAGCATGACCAGGTGGGCGTAATCGACCGCCACCATCGGCTCGAGGAGCAGGGTTTTGGCGTCCTCGAAGTTCTCGTTGAGGACGTATTTGACGTATTCCGGGGCGAACATAAAGAAAAAGTGTGACAAAAGGGGGGACAGTCACACTTTCCCCGCGATTCACGGAAAGTGTGACTGTCCCCTTCAGAACAGTATCTTAAACCCGAGCTGGAACTGCCGCTGCTCGTAGCCGCCGCTCGGCCGCAGCTCGTCACCGCTTGCCGGCAGCGGCGAGAGCGGACTGCCGAGCGTGTCGGTCGGAACGACCGAGCTGACCCCCGACCACTGCACCGTGTTGAAGATGTTCTTCACCTCGGCAATGACCTCGGCGCGCGCCGTTCCCCGGAGGGGGACGCCGCGCGTGTAGCGGAAGTCCACGTTCTTGCGCGCCGGCAGGCTCAGCGAGTTGCGCGCCACGCCGTTCGGGCGGTCGCTGCCGATCGCGTCGTTGTTCAGCTCGCGATTGCTGCGCAGGTTCACGGGGATCCCGTTCGCGAACAACAGGGCGATGCCGAACTGGTTGTTGTTCAGGATCGCTCCCGCCACGCCATCCACCTGGAACTCCGGCCGCGCGACGATGCTGCCGACGAAGGAGTGGCGCTGGTCGAGGATGTTCGGGCCCTTGTCGCGCTCGAGATTCGACGGGTCCGACCGGCCGACGTCTCCCTGCACGGAGAGCGTGCCCGGAATCGGCGCCGTGTCCTCGCTCTTGCCGAGCGTGTACGACAGGTCCCACTGGATGCCGCGGTGGAACCGCCGCCCGAACTGCAGGGTCATGTTCCGGTACGTCGACTCCCCGATCGCCTGCGTGGCGAAGAGCGCGTTGTAGCGCGGATCGACGCGCGTCCCGGCGCCGACCGCCGTGCTGTAAATCGGCCGGCCGTCCGGCAACGAACCGATCGGGTTCGTCACGTTGATGTTCGACACGACGGGCAGGTCGTATCCCTTGCTGTAGGAGAAGCCGATGGCGGCCGAGTAGTACTGGCCCAGCGCGCGCTCCAACTGCAGGTTGGATTGCCACATCCGGGCAATCCGGAAGTCGTCATCGACCGTCCACGCCGTCGTGGAGGCCTGGACGGTGCCGCTGGTCAGCACGTTCGGAAACGCCGGCGATCCCACCGACGCGGCCTGGAGCGTCACGCCGCCGCGCGCCGCGGTGCCGTTGTTGATCAGCGCCTGCTCGTAGATCGCGTTGAGCGGCTGGTCGTACATCAGCCCGG containing:
- a CDS encoding protein kinase yields the protein MFRTYEPARDRLVAVKAFRLDLTPEQARALADELQRVADASLDHPSIVMTLGAGIEGTVAYAASEYVAAESLDVALRHYAPASLETVLPFMTQIAGAIDFARTAGIGHGALHPRDVFVTPDEARATGFGVVQALEKIGARAPVRRPYTAPERVEAGGWDVRADVYSLGAIAFELITARRPVGADIGGLGATGGPHAAAVAAVLSRALADDPAARFPTALAFVAAFEAASRGEGPTGVVAAVPAAVETGVAPVAPEEPELHDEPDIGEERDTGVEEIQLREAEIEREAERPSSAAPSLFDLDLDGGTEDVIPGVQHTGFPHEAERRLDASVEPVEPIEPIEPIEPAAPPPRPRPRPVLLPVALTLLLGLFVGFLAGYLVGSGDRAPVAAPERGAAATATGPKAEVASQPRANPPARAAAGQTAAAP
- the bshC gene encoding bacillithiol biosynthesis cysteine-adding enzyme BshC, whose product is MAVDSLPNRLQQYGPVQPPSDITTTGRVDVDVRRMPWIRALAAEYADGFAGVADFYAGNPWTADGWRDAISRVQAHQRDREEIARVLEAQAASRGAPPAALDAIATLRDPRAVAIVTGQQAGLFGGPLYTLLKAITALQLAERARTAYGVPAVAVFWVDSEDHDWEEVRSCPVLDGDLALRTAVLGAPEGAGELPVARITLDGDVDRAIADLESALQPTEFTTDVIAALRDCYRPGVRMADAFARWMDRLLGARGLIVYESADPAAKPLVAPLFAQELEQAGRTASLALAAGEAMRARGHDPQVVPQPDAIALFRLDGGRTPIRARGDVFLIGDDDAGRPGVARGALVEEARQHPERFSPNVLLRPLAQDTLFPTVAYVSGPSELAYLGQLKDVYRHFAVPMPLMYPRASVTLLDSASTRFLARYDFPLVKLRPQDEAALNHLLESQLPASVEQSLAAADAAVRERMATVIDAVAQIDPTLGGAARTTLGRMEHDLRTLHNKIIHAAKKRDETLRRQFSRAQALAFPGGHPQERTLGIPFFLNRYGWALIARLEAELPLETGKHYILTL
- the argH gene encoding argininosuccinate lyase, with the protein product MFAPEYVKYVLNENFEDAKTLLLEPMVAVDYAHLVMLAEQGLIAPELAHRVRAALDRLSLDDLRRVEYDGSCEDLFFYIQRQLAADAGEDAAGRLHVARSRNDIDMTMYRMRQRECILALARAAQQARGALLDIARAHRHTIFAAHTHTQPAQPTTVAHYLLGVIEQLERDGERLAAAFVSTNRCPLGACAITGTGFPIDRETTSRLLGFDAPTGNTYGSIATVDYLLEGLSAAATLLVGLGRFVQDMLLWCTAEFGYLRLPDGFVQCSSIMPQKRNPVAFEHARALGSKALGQALAVFSAVHNTPFGDIVDTEDDLQPLVFAAFKDATRAVTLIAAAMKGAEFDVERMGRRATEGSITVTELADTLAREHGLPFRSAHAIATAFVRLRATVAPVEALRRASADVLGAPLEYAESRLAEILSVEHFVAVRTTPGGPAPAKTTEALHASAGRLERDRAWLDERVERLRRAEEELKERAEAL